The nucleotide window GCTTCAGGGGCAGATCACTCTGTCTTACCACAGGGCCTGATGAAAGAGCCAGATTTGTATGGCTTTATGGAAGCCCATAAAAGGGGTAACatgctgttccataaggcaggcacagCTACTGGTTCTACATGCTGGCAATGCTTTACAGCtaggacctggagtgtgccaattCTTTCAGATTTTACTGGTTGGGCAGAAACAAGAGGAGAAAGATGGTCCAGAAAGTAACCAGGACATGAGCCATGAAGGTGACatataggtgacaaccaacaccttgaattgcacctaaaaGCCCACTAGTAGCCATTGCAGACAATGCTCATAACTAttaatgcagctgcattttggaccagttgcagtTTTGGAGtagtcttcaagagtagccctttatagagtgcattgcaatagtccaaatgggagctGCTAGGAAATGAGTGACAGTGAGAAGAGCCATCTGATTCAGGAAAGGATGTATTTGGCACATAATATGggactgtgcaaaggccctccttcaGCAACTGCCTATTCACTGAATAGGGGCAGAAGTCCAAAGGGACTCCCAAATTATGTACTAGTTCTGCCATGGGGAGTGATAGTCTGTCAAGAACTATAGAAGGTAAATCATTGTGACTGACAGGGCCTTGAAACCAATGCACTTAGTTTTGCTATGATTGTGCCTAAGCTgttcctcctcatccagaccctcacagcctccaggcactgggtcagcttCCACAGCATTGTTTGCTTGGCCTGGGATCAAGATGTAATCATctgcatactaatgatacctggCCATGTACAGTAGATGACCTTGCCCAGCAGTATCATGTAGATTTTGAATAAAAGTGGGGAGAGTATTGAGCCCTCTGGCATCCTGAAAAGCAAGGGTCTTGGGTTAGATCTCTCCTGGAACTAGtccagaaggaaggaggaaaactatTGCAAAACAATAACAGTGCCCAGACCTAAAGCCTGACTGAAATGTACCATAGATGTGTATTGTACCTGTCGATTATGAATTTAAGCCTGAATTACAAAAGTGTACCCCCTCTTTCAAAATAAATCAAGGGAGATCCTTCTAGCAACTCTGCACATCTGTTGCAACCCAAATTTAATATCTTAGTTGATGTTCAAAAGTTGACGTGTAGATTTACCCCAGGATAGATGGCTTTGGAACATGACCATTGATGATGAGTTTAGGATGAAATACTGTTTTCCAGTCTTCACCTCTGTTCATATTAACAGCACATAAAGGTTTGAAAAGATACTGGAACAGTTCATGTCCCATTTCTACTTCCTGAGGGTCAAAACCTAAAACTACATGTTGTCCCATGTTTGTGGAAATCTACTCTAGATATTTAGCTCAGACTTTCCCACTTGTTTTGGGATCTTCTGTCAGCTAGTCTTCATCTATTACACAGTCATGGAGGTTTCCTGGATAAGTTTGAAATGTTTCATATTTCAGGTATTGGAAGTGGGATGGTGTATCTGCCTGCTGTGGTCATGGTGGGACAGTATTTTCAAAAGAGAAGGGCTCTTGCTCAGGGACTCAGCACAACCGGAACAGGCTTTGGTGCTTTTCTGATGACAGCTTTGTTGAAATATCTTTGTGTGGAGTTTGGCTGGAGGAACGCAGTGTTCATCCATGGTGCTGTCTGTCTGAACCTGTGTGTTTGTGGAGCGCTTCTGAGGCCAATTCGTTACAAGAAGGCAGCTCCTGAGCCAAGCAGAGATGGAAGCAACAGTCCAGCAAAAGTTCTCTCCTGCTCTGCAGAAACACTGTCAACTAACGGTGTCTTAAGGGAagtggaaaaagaggaaaagggaggACAGGGTACAAAAGAAAAGACTGCCAACATTTCAGCCTTGGAAAATAAAGATGCAAGCAGAGACCAAAAGGAAATCTATACTCTTGGCATTCTGAAGACAGTAGGCCAGCTGACAGTTACAAGCCAGAAAGGCTTCAGGACCTGGTATTCTAGTTACTTTGGAACTACATCTCTCTTCACCAACAGAACATTTGCAGCTTTTGTATTTTGGGCCTTATTTGCCTATAGCACTTTTGTGATCCCTTTCATCCATCTCCCAGAAATAGTGAAACAGTATAATTTAGAAGCACAGAATGACATCTTTCCTTTGACTTCAATTATTGCAGTTGTTCACATTTTGGGGAAGGTCATCCTTGGCATAATCTCTGATTCGCCTTGCATCAGTGCTTGGAATGTTTTCATGGCAGCTAACTTTACTCTTGtctcttgcatttttattttgccattAATGCATACATTTGCTAGCCTAGCAGTGGCTTGTGCCCTAATAGGATTTTCCAGTGGATATTTTTCACTTATGCCTGTTGTAACTGAAGATCTGGTAGGGATTAAGCATCTTGCAAATGCCTATGGGATCATCATTTGTGCCAATGGGATATCAGCACTGTTGGGACCACCGTTTGCAGGTAAATGTGGCATTTTGTTTGACTTTCATGGTGACCTGCGTATCTCTGCATACATCTATATGCTCAGTTACTTTGTTTCTCTGGGAAGAAAACATATAGCAAGGGCTTTGGTTGCATGTCTGCCAATTATGAAAACCTCATTTCAATGTTTTGCTTAGCTCTGATACTGAAATTTGAAAATCAGCAGATACAGTATTGTTCATTTTGTATAAAGCACCAGCAAAATATGTCAAGGAACAACAGGTATTAGCCTTTTCCTTTATAGAAATGCTTATTTACTATCCTTTAGTAGTAATTataatgttgttattgttgttacttATAATGATTAGTATAATATAGTCAAGGCTTGTCATCCCAGAATACAGGACATGAGAGCAGTGGAATCTACTACCCAGAGGGGCAATGGGCTTATTGGAGGAGTTCATGAAGAGGCTAGTCATCTGTTGGGAATACTTTAATTTGGGTTCCTCTATTGAGCAGGGGTTGAACTCACATCTGAAATGGTTTCTTCCAACTAGGGTTCTGCGATTTTAATAAATATGaaggagaagcagagaaagaTGAAGAAACTGAACAGAGAAATAAGCAGTAGGAATACATGTATTTTTATCCCATGCACTTACGCTTAGTGAAAGTAGGATCCACGACCTAGCTCAGAAAACACTGTGCAACATACAGTATGCCTCCTTGACCCAATTTTTGCAGAACTTTTATTGGCAAAGCACTAATTTTTGGTGGCATGATTTGGGGTGACTTTTGTGCAAATAAAAGTAAACCGCATCTGAACCACTTACCCCAATCACCCTTGAAAGGGCATGAACTGGATGGGTCAGTGTCATGCCTCCTGCAGCCCATGGAGGCAATAGACAAAAGTCCACCACAGGCACAGCAAAGTTGCCCACCTCCTGCTCTAGGTGGATGTTTCATAAGTTTAATAGGAAAAGtgtgtttaaaatataaatttgatgaaatgAACTAACATCTCACTAGTGTTTCAGGCTTAAGACAATTAAGGAGAAAGGACTCATTTGAAGGAGTAGGGAAATTAATGTAATGTACAATGATGATCTGGTTACaagctctccctctctccctcccactcTGACTTTTCAGAGTCCTGAAATAGATGAGGAAAGAAATTAATCATAGAGTTGTGTCAAAGAGTAATACTCTATTAGTAGAAGTAATGTTCTATGCTTCTTGATGATGGTTAATGATACTGTATTAActgccttgtttttattttctaggatGGATTTATGATCTCatgcaaaaatatgacttttctttCTACATATGTGGCTCCCTTTATATGGTGGGAATACTTACTTTGCTTATTCAGCCTTATATTGGCAAGGAAACACCATCAccaggaaaaaatacagaaaattgaaAAGTTTAGGACAGTTCACTTCATGTTTTTAGGCAGAAATCTTGCATTTCTGAAGGAAGTATCAAATTATATATGTGATGGGACtaacaatattaaataaaactgAACTATTCAATCATTATACTGTGGTGCATGTTGACCAGTAATTGAACATTAATTTTTGTGAAGTTGGAGgtggtgttgtttatttgtttagtcgcttccgac belongs to Candoia aspera isolate rCanAsp1 chromosome 6, rCanAsp1.hap2, whole genome shotgun sequence and includes:
- the SLC16A14 gene encoding monocarboxylate transporter 14 isoform X1, with amino-acid sequence MYDSHEDVDSEKNSKEGEQKLKPNPDIDRGWAWMIVFSSFLVHILIMGSQMALGILNMEWLEEFSQSRGLTAWVSSLNMGITLIVGPFIGLFINTCGCRKTAITGGILNALGWILSSYASDVDYLFITFGIIAGIGSGMVYLPAVVMVGQYFQKRRALAQGLSTTGTGFGAFLMTALLKYLCVEFGWRNAVFIHGAVCLNLCVCGALLRPIRYKKAAPEPSRDGSNSPAKVLSCSAETLSTNGVLREVEKEEKGGQGTKEKTANISALENKDASRDQKEIYTLGILKTVGQLTVTSQKGFRTWYSSYFGTTSLFTNRTFAAFVFWALFAYSTFVIPFIHLPEIVKQYNLEAQNDIFPLTSIIAVVHILGKVILGIISDSPCISAWNVFMAANFTLVSCIFILPLMHTFASLAVACALIGFSSGYFSLMPVVTEDLVGIKHLANAYGIIICANGISALLGPPFAGWIYDLMQKYDFSFYICGSLYMVGILTLLIQPYIGKETPSPGKNTEN
- the SLC16A14 gene encoding monocarboxylate transporter 14 isoform X2; amino-acid sequence: MGQLPQYGYYSDCPFIGLFINTCGCRKTAITGGILNALGWILSSYASDVDYLFITFGIIAGIGSGMVYLPAVVMVGQYFQKRRALAQGLSTTGTGFGAFLMTALLKYLCVEFGWRNAVFIHGAVCLNLCVCGALLRPIRYKKAAPEPSRDGSNSPAKVLSCSAETLSTNGVLREVEKEEKGGQGTKEKTANISALENKDASRDQKEIYTLGILKTVGQLTVTSQKGFRTWYSSYFGTTSLFTNRTFAAFVFWALFAYSTFVIPFIHLPEIVKQYNLEAQNDIFPLTSIIAVVHILGKVILGIISDSPCISAWNVFMAANFTLVSCIFILPLMHTFASLAVACALIGFSSGYFSLMPVVTEDLVGIKHLANAYGIIICANGISALLGPPFAGWIYDLMQKYDFSFYICGSLYMVGILTLLIQPYIGKETPSPGKNTEN